Proteins encoded in a region of the Streptomyces sp. NBC_01298 genome:
- a CDS encoding ATP-binding protein — MPGNLPPETASFVGRERELGLLSDLLRERRLVTLTGVGGVGKSRLALRAAADPRQRRPDGVWWVELSPLRDAELLTATVAHTIGLAHQSPRPLDEELCAWMADKELLIVLDTCEHLVAACRHLVGELLQSAPGLTVMITTREPLRSPGEHLLEVSPLPSEGPESDALALFRARALAATPHAAAAFADPERAALAADICRRLDGIPLALELAGARMRLWTLEQMAQRLEGRFDLLSGTTTARLPRHQTMRTAIGWSHELCEPVERLLWARLSVFTGDFDVAAARAVCSGGPLPAARVERVLAGLVAKSVVRCSRERGAGARYRLLDTIREYGQDWLAELGEERVIADRHAHWYAALSKAADPAWMGPGQVDWYRRMTAEHAQLRTALEHLLRSDPTAALETAGALWFFWFSCGHVGEGRSFLERALSRGPRSGAAYVQALWALGLTTLLQGDLSTAEELGKVCTGAAATLADPEPELRAAYLHAVSVLMPGDPLRALALAGPRARGGHGGRTAGVGWLLCRLATGYALCDLGRFEEAEREAQGLREACAELGERWLRAYADYILAMAALGLGHHGEAARHARAMLSGKRLLGDRFGIALGLDLLAAAVAGLGDGELAARLLGTGHAWWRTVGRPQMGSPSLAAVRDQGERKARAAIGDEAYESAFLGGAAATTG, encoded by the coding sequence GTGCCGGGAAACCTGCCGCCGGAAACGGCAAGCTTCGTGGGCCGCGAGCGTGAACTCGGCCTCCTGTCCGACCTGCTGCGCGAGCGGCGGCTCGTGACGCTCACGGGTGTCGGCGGCGTCGGGAAGTCCAGGCTGGCCCTCCGGGCCGCCGCCGACCCGCGCCAGCGCAGGCCCGACGGAGTGTGGTGGGTGGAGCTCTCCCCGCTGCGCGACGCCGAGCTGCTCACCGCCACGGTCGCGCACACCATCGGCCTCGCCCACCAGTCCCCGCGCCCCCTGGACGAGGAACTGTGCGCGTGGATGGCCGACAAGGAACTGCTGATCGTCCTCGACACGTGCGAGCACCTGGTGGCCGCCTGCCGCCACCTGGTCGGCGAACTCCTGCAGTCCGCACCGGGCCTGACGGTGATGATCACCACGCGCGAGCCGCTCCGCAGCCCCGGGGAACATCTCCTCGAGGTCAGCCCGCTGCCCAGCGAGGGCCCCGAGAGCGACGCCCTCGCCCTGTTCCGGGCCCGCGCGCTCGCCGCCACCCCGCACGCCGCGGCCGCCTTCGCCGACCCGGAGCGGGCCGCCCTCGCCGCGGACATCTGCCGCCGCCTGGACGGGATCCCCCTCGCCCTCGAACTGGCCGGCGCCCGGATGCGGCTCTGGACCCTGGAACAGATGGCCCAGCGCCTCGAAGGCCGCTTCGACCTGCTCTCCGGCACCACCACCGCCCGCCTCCCCCGGCACCAGACGATGCGCACCGCGATCGGCTGGAGCCACGAACTGTGCGAGCCGGTCGAGCGGCTGCTGTGGGCCCGGCTCTCGGTGTTCACCGGGGACTTCGACGTCGCAGCGGCGCGCGCGGTGTGCTCGGGCGGCCCGCTGCCCGCCGCGCGGGTGGAGCGGGTGCTGGCGGGGCTGGTGGCGAAGTCGGTGGTCCGGTGCAGCCGGGAGCGGGGCGCGGGCGCCCGCTACCGGCTGCTGGACACGATCCGCGAGTACGGCCAGGACTGGCTGGCGGAACTCGGCGAGGAACGGGTGATCGCCGACCGGCACGCCCACTGGTACGCGGCGCTCTCGAAGGCCGCCGACCCCGCCTGGATGGGCCCCGGCCAGGTGGACTGGTACCGCAGGATGACCGCCGAGCACGCGCAGCTGCGCACCGCCCTGGAGCACCTGCTCCGCTCGGATCCGACGGCGGCCCTGGAGACGGCCGGCGCGCTCTGGTTCTTCTGGTTCTCCTGCGGCCACGTCGGCGAGGGCCGGTCCTTCCTCGAACGGGCCCTGAGCAGGGGCCCTCGCTCGGGGGCCGCCTACGTCCAGGCCCTGTGGGCCCTGGGCCTCACCACCCTGCTCCAGGGCGACCTGTCCACGGCCGAGGAGCTCGGCAAGGTGTGCACCGGCGCCGCGGCCACGCTGGCCGACCCCGAGCCGGAGCTGCGCGCCGCGTACCTGCACGCGGTGTCGGTGCTGATGCCGGGTGATCCCCTACGGGCCCTGGCGCTCGCCGGCCCCCGGGCGCGCGGGGGGCACGGCGGGAGAACCGCCGGCGTGGGGTGGCTGCTGTGCCGGCTGGCCACCGGCTACGCCCTGTGCGACCTCGGGCGCTTCGAGGAGGCCGAGCGGGAGGCGCAGGGCCTGCGCGAGGCCTGCGCGGAGCTCGGCGAGCGCTGGCTGCGCGCGTACGCGGACTACATCCTGGCCATGGCGGCGCTCGGGCTCGGCCACCACGGGGAGGCGGCCCGGCACGCGCGGGCGATGCTGTCGGGCAAACGGCTGCTGGGCGACCGCTTCGGGATCGCGCTCGGCCTCGACCTGCTGGCGGCGGCCGTGGCGGGGCTGGGCGACGGCGAGCTGGCGGCCCGGCTGCTGGGCACGGGGCACGCCTGGTGGCGCACGGTGGGCCGGCCGCAGATGGGCTCCCCCTCGCTCGCGGCCGTGCGCGACCAGGGCGAACGGAAGGCCCGGGCGGCGATCGGCGACGAGGCGTACGAGAGCGCCTTCCTGGGCGGCGCGGCGGCGACCACCGGCTGA
- a CDS encoding LppU/SCO3897 family protein: MATPPPPQAGPYGPYGPYAAQQPQQPGPAGPYAPPRSAGPYGPPTAQAPHVPHVPPHVPPQPGPYGSWSAPRPSYGCRLCGAGPAAEATVRGHQGMIVLMRFLSLRGPFCRDCGLATYRRMSSDTLWQGWWGPLSVFVAPITLLLNLGPRAAFRRLAPPTGGHRPPLDPGKPLRRRPAALLFLVPALFLFLAIPALILIGVLAGDDTVHPLVSGQCVRNEGDWSDQKLLVTDCAAPEAQYRATRPSLAPGGTCAPGDYLARPDYSPEGTVLYCLTPLR; this comes from the coding sequence GTGGCCACCCCGCCACCTCCGCAGGCAGGCCCGTACGGTCCGTACGGGCCGTACGCGGCCCAGCAGCCGCAGCAGCCGGGGCCGGCGGGCCCGTACGCCCCGCCGCGGTCCGCGGGCCCCTACGGGCCGCCGACGGCCCAGGCGCCGCACGTGCCGCATGTGCCGCCGCACGTGCCGCCGCAGCCGGGTCCGTACGGCTCCTGGTCCGCGCCGCGGCCCTCGTACGGCTGCCGGCTCTGCGGGGCCGGTCCGGCCGCCGAGGCCACCGTGCGCGGTCATCAGGGGATGATCGTGCTGATGCGGTTCCTGAGCCTGCGGGGGCCGTTCTGCCGGGACTGCGGGCTCGCCACCTACCGCCGCATGTCCTCGGACACCCTGTGGCAGGGCTGGTGGGGCCCCCTGTCGGTGTTCGTCGCGCCGATCACCCTGCTGCTGAACCTCGGCCCGCGCGCGGCCTTCCGCCGGCTCGCTCCCCCGACGGGCGGCCACCGGCCCCCGCTGGACCCGGGCAAGCCGCTGCGCCGCCGGCCGGCCGCACTGCTCTTCCTCGTACCGGCGCTCTTCCTGTTCCTGGCGATCCCCGCCCTGATCCTGATCGGCGTGCTGGCCGGGGACGACACCGTGCACCCGCTGGTGTCGGGGCAGTGCGTCCGCAACGAGGGCGACTGGAGCGACCAGAAGCTCCTGGTCACGGACTGCGCCGCGCCGGAGGCCCAGTACCGCGCCACCCGCCCCTCCCTTGCCCCGGGCGGGACCTGCGCCCCCGGCGACTACCTGGCCCGGCCGGACTACAGCCCCGAAGGCACCGTCCTCTACTGCCTGACACCGCTGCGCTGA
- a CDS encoding recombinase family protein encodes MKLVAYVRVSTAGQVSDGYGLGVQEQAVKAWAKANGHRILTLIREEGVSGATEAVDRPGLSEALLAIREREVDGLLIPRLDRLARALTVQEATLAIVWRDGGRVFATDTGEIVRDDPDDPMRTAMRQVVGVFAELDRRMVVKRLRDGRAAKGLAGKKHVGAYAYGTHGVGEGRERDAGLNPAEEAARALMLGLRRAGNSYRQICEALHAEGHRPRRAEQWHPMVVRAVCQRAGLN; translated from the coding sequence GTGAAGCTTGTCGCTTATGTCCGCGTGAGTACGGCCGGACAGGTCTCCGACGGCTACGGCCTCGGCGTGCAGGAGCAGGCCGTCAAAGCGTGGGCCAAGGCCAACGGGCACCGCATCCTGACGCTCATTCGAGAAGAGGGAGTGAGCGGCGCCACGGAAGCCGTGGATCGGCCAGGCCTGTCGGAAGCGTTGCTCGCGATTCGGGAACGCGAGGTGGATGGACTCCTCATCCCGCGACTTGACCGGCTCGCTCGAGCACTCACCGTCCAGGAGGCAACCCTTGCGATCGTCTGGCGAGACGGTGGCCGGGTCTTCGCCACGGACACAGGCGAGATCGTCCGAGACGATCCGGACGACCCCATGCGCACGGCAATGCGCCAGGTCGTGGGCGTGTTCGCCGAACTCGACCGCCGCATGGTCGTCAAGCGGCTTCGCGACGGGCGGGCGGCCAAGGGCCTCGCAGGCAAGAAGCATGTCGGTGCATACGCCTACGGCACCCACGGTGTCGGCGAAGGCCGCGAACGCGACGCAGGACTCAATCCAGCCGAGGAAGCGGCCCGCGCTCTGATGCTCGGACTTCGCCGAGCGGGGAACTCGTACCGCCAAATCTGTGAGGCGCTCCACGCCGAAGGGCATCGCCCGCGCCGTGCCGAACAGTGGCACCCCATGGTCGTGCGTGCGGTATGCCAGCGCGCCGGCCTCAACTAG
- a CDS encoding IS110 family transposase gives MNERQARVWAGIDAGKGHHWAAVVDETGATLWSKKIDNDESAILTALGEILALADEVHWAVDISGTSSALLLALLAAHGQRAVYVPGRTVNRMSGAYRGEAKTDARDAYVIAETSRQRRDFAPIDVPAQLAADLALLTAHRCDLVADRVRMINRLRDVLTGVFPALERAFDYSAHKGALVLLTSYQTPAAIRRRGRARLTAWLAHRSVRSADAVAATALEAAQAQQTALPGEDVAAQIVADLAAQILDLNDRLKRIDKQIRDTFRAHPQAEIIESMPGMGPILGAEFVVAAGDLTAYADAGHLASAAGLVPVPRDSGRRTGNLHRPKRYSRRLRRVFYMSAQTSIIREGPNRDFYLKKRGEGCKHVQAVIALARRRASVLWALLRDNRAFTSAPPVTQAA, from the coding sequence GTGAACGAGCGACAGGCCCGGGTCTGGGCCGGCATCGACGCCGGCAAGGGCCACCACTGGGCAGCGGTGGTCGACGAGACGGGCGCGACGCTGTGGTCGAAGAAGATTGACAACGACGAGTCGGCGATCCTGACCGCGCTCGGCGAGATCCTGGCCCTGGCCGATGAGGTCCACTGGGCGGTGGACATCTCCGGCACGTCTTCCGCGCTGCTGCTGGCGCTGCTCGCGGCTCACGGCCAGCGGGCCGTCTACGTGCCCGGACGCACCGTCAACCGTATGTCCGGGGCCTACCGGGGCGAGGCCAAGACCGACGCCCGCGACGCCTACGTGATCGCCGAAACATCCAGGCAGCGCCGGGACTTCGCGCCGATTGACGTGCCCGCCCAGCTGGCAGCTGACCTCGCGCTGCTGACCGCGCACCGCTGCGACCTGGTCGCCGACCGCGTGCGGATGATCAACCGACTCCGCGACGTGCTGACCGGCGTCTTCCCCGCCCTGGAGCGGGCCTTCGACTACTCCGCCCACAAGGGCGCGCTGGTTTTGCTGACCAGTTACCAGACCCCAGCCGCCATCCGCCGCCGTGGCCGCGCGAGGCTGACGGCCTGGCTCGCCCATCGCAGCGTGCGGAGCGCCGACGCGGTAGCGGCCACCGCCCTGGAAGCCGCCCAGGCCCAGCAGACCGCGCTGCCCGGGGAGGACGTCGCCGCCCAAATCGTAGCCGACCTGGCCGCACAGATCCTGGACCTGAACGACCGTCTCAAGCGCATCGACAAACAGATCCGCGACACCTTCCGCGCCCACCCCCAGGCCGAGATCATCGAGTCCATGCCCGGCATGGGCCCCATACTCGGCGCCGAGTTCGTCGTCGCCGCGGGCGACCTGACGGCCTACGCGGACGCCGGCCACCTCGCTTCCGCGGCCGGGCTCGTCCCCGTCCCACGCGACTCCGGACGCCGGACCGGCAACCTGCACCGACCCAAGCGCTACAGCCGCCGCCTGCGCCGGGTCTTCTACATGTCCGCACAGACCAGCATCATCCGCGAGGGGCCGAACCGGGACTTCTACCTCAAGAAGCGCGGCGAGGGCTGCAAGCACGTCCAGGCCGTCATAGCTCTGGCACGCCGACGCGCCAGCGTCCTGTGGGCTCTCCTGCGCGACAACCGGGCGTTCACCTCCGCCCCGCCTGTCACGCAAGCAGCTTGA
- a CDS encoding SRPBCC family protein — MPAIRIIRHTVLEPGEAWRRLTDWERHGAAVPLTRAIIETPPPTHTGTRFTMRTGVGRITFDDPMEVTLWQPPLDGSAGLVRLVKHGRVVTGRAEIELRPSPRGGSEAEWREELRVRGLGRPFDPLVAAAARLFFTRALDRLLRP, encoded by the coding sequence ATGCCCGCTATCCGGATCATTCGCCACACAGTTCTCGAGCCCGGGGAGGCGTGGAGGAGGCTGACGGACTGGGAACGCCACGGCGCAGCCGTCCCGCTCACCCGGGCGATCATCGAAACGCCGCCTCCGACGCACACCGGGACCCGTTTCACCATGCGTACGGGCGTGGGGAGGATCACCTTCGACGACCCCATGGAGGTCACCCTCTGGCAGCCCCCGCTGGACGGCTCGGCGGGACTGGTCCGGCTCGTCAAACACGGCCGCGTGGTGACCGGCCGGGCGGAGATCGAGCTCCGCCCCTCGCCGCGGGGCGGCAGCGAGGCCGAATGGCGCGAGGAACTGCGCGTGCGCGGCCTGGGCCGCCCGTTCGACCCCCTCGTCGCGGCGGCAGCCCGGCTCTTCTTCACCCGCGCCCTGGACCGGCTGCTGCGGCCCTGA
- a CDS encoding helix-turn-helix transcriptional regulator, giving the protein MGDRIRVARIHEGLTQERLAEHAGVDRSTVQRLEGGTTDAKISHLLRIARVLRVSVKSLLPPNT; this is encoded by the coding sequence GTGGGCGACCGCATCCGCGTCGCCCGGATTCACGAAGGCCTGACACAGGAACGGCTCGCCGAGCATGCCGGCGTTGACCGGTCGACGGTGCAACGGCTCGAAGGCGGCACGACGGACGCGAAGATCAGCCACTTGTTGCGCATCGCCCGCGTCCTCCGCGTGTCGGTGAAGAGTTTGCTGCCGCCAAACACATAG
- a CDS encoding DUF5999 family protein, with the protein MCSHQPPCPSADSVDHDAARTVAFHPEQGWNLLCNGAVVFDDTGELLPDGRTVEPRRPALV; encoded by the coding sequence ATGTGCTCCCACCAGCCCCCCTGCCCGTCCGCCGACAGCGTCGACCACGACGCCGCACGCACCGTGGCCTTCCACCCCGAACAGGGCTGGAATCTGCTCTGCAACGGCGCCGTGGTGTTCGACGACACAGGTGAACTGCTCCCCGACGGCCGCACGGTGGAACCCCGCCGCCCGGCCCTTGTCTGA
- a CDS encoding helix-turn-helix domain-containing protein, with product MASHLGQRIATARRTRRMSQDALARAAHVSLSMLRKVEQGARIPSDDTLEAIAGALGMDPGRLLPSHDPSGSRMRDSLPGISAAIAAYDLDLGTPAPPLARLRVQVEEAMAYRLASQYSRLAAIAPTLLTDAVAALHASAGPDRQAAARLLTSAARSADAVAYKAGGRDLSARLIDLMRWAAVQAEDPLLEAVCSYVRAETFFAARAHTAGLRALETAIDAAPTGGAKESATLGALHMRAAVLAARDGNADSATAHISEARTLGDGVPEGVYQGTAFGPESVRIHQVSLAVSLGGDHITSALSLAREWKPSGNLPAERRSGFYIELAVGQLAAGRTDDAFESLKVARSIAPQHTREHPWARETAGTLRRLKRADADSLTSYAEWIGAV from the coding sequence ATGGCCAGCCACCTTGGGCAGCGCATCGCCACAGCCCGCCGTACCCGCCGCATGAGCCAGGACGCCCTCGCCCGCGCGGCCCACGTCTCCCTCAGCATGCTCCGCAAGGTCGAGCAGGGCGCCCGCATCCCCAGCGATGACACCCTCGAGGCCATCGCCGGCGCGCTCGGCATGGATCCCGGGCGGCTGCTGCCCAGCCACGACCCATCCGGCAGCCGCATGCGGGACTCGCTGCCCGGCATCTCCGCGGCCATCGCTGCCTACGATCTCGACCTCGGCACACCGGCCCCGCCCCTGGCCCGGCTCCGCGTCCAGGTTGAGGAGGCTATGGCGTACAGGTTGGCCTCCCAGTACTCCCGGCTGGCCGCCATAGCTCCCACCCTCCTGACCGACGCCGTCGCCGCCCTACACGCCAGCGCAGGGCCCGACCGGCAGGCTGCGGCACGGCTTCTCACCTCGGCTGCCCGGTCCGCTGATGCCGTCGCCTACAAGGCCGGCGGCCGGGACCTGTCCGCCCGCCTCATCGACCTCATGCGGTGGGCCGCAGTCCAGGCGGAAGACCCCCTCCTCGAGGCGGTGTGTAGCTACGTCCGGGCTGAGACCTTCTTCGCCGCCCGCGCCCACACCGCGGGGCTTCGCGCCCTCGAGACGGCCATCGATGCCGCGCCCACTGGCGGAGCGAAGGAGTCGGCCACCCTCGGCGCCCTCCACATGCGGGCCGCGGTCCTGGCAGCCCGAGACGGCAACGCCGACTCCGCCACCGCGCACATCAGCGAGGCTCGCACCCTCGGCGACGGCGTACCTGAAGGCGTCTACCAGGGCACGGCGTTCGGGCCGGAGTCCGTCCGCATCCACCAGGTGTCGCTCGCCGTCAGCCTCGGCGGCGACCACATCACCAGCGCCCTGTCTCTCGCCCGGGAGTGGAAGCCGAGCGGCAACCTGCCGGCCGAACGCAGGTCGGGCTTCTACATCGAGCTCGCCGTCGGCCAGCTCGCCGCAGGCCGCACCGACGACGCCTTCGAGTCGCTCAAGGTCGCCCGCAGTATTGCCCCGCAGCACACCCGCGAGCATCCCTGGGCCCGGGAGACCGCGGGCACCCTCCGCCGGCTCAAGCGCGCGGACGCCGACAGCCTGACGAGCTACGCGGAGTGGATCGGCGCCGTCTGA
- a CDS encoding HAD family hydrolase, with translation MIRTVVLDVGETLTRDDRYWASWADWLGVPRHTLSALVGAVVVDGRDNADALRLLKPGIDVGAEYAAREAAGRGEQLDETDLYDDVRPALTALQQMGVRVVIAGNQSAKMGDLLRALNLPADLVVASAEWGVAKPSPDFFHQVIGAAEAPASQTLYVGDHPQNDIFPAAQAGLLTAHLRRGPWGYWWADDETVQRVADYAIDSLLDIPALVNPSWRKASPA, from the coding sequence ATGATTCGTACAGTCGTGCTCGACGTTGGCGAGACCCTCACTCGAGACGACCGCTACTGGGCGTCCTGGGCGGACTGGCTCGGCGTACCGCGGCACACCCTGTCCGCGCTCGTCGGCGCTGTTGTGGTGGACGGACGGGACAACGCCGACGCCCTTCGCCTGCTGAAGCCGGGCATCGACGTGGGCGCCGAGTACGCCGCGCGCGAGGCTGCCGGCCGCGGCGAACAGCTCGACGAGACGGACCTGTACGACGACGTCCGGCCAGCACTCACCGCCCTGCAGCAGATGGGCGTCCGCGTCGTCATCGCCGGCAACCAGTCCGCCAAGATGGGTGACCTGCTGCGCGCGCTGAACCTGCCCGCGGACCTGGTCGTCGCCTCCGCGGAGTGGGGCGTTGCCAAGCCGTCGCCGGACTTCTTCCACCAGGTCATCGGCGCCGCCGAAGCGCCCGCCAGCCAGACCCTGTACGTGGGCGACCACCCGCAGAACGACATCTTCCCCGCGGCCCAGGCCGGTCTGCTGACCGCGCACCTGCGCCGCGGACCCTGGGGATACTGGTGGGCTGACGACGAGACCGTCCAGCGGGTTGCCGACTACGCCATCGACTCCCTCCTCGACATCCCCGCACTCGTCAACCCGTCTTGGAGAAAGGCAAGTCCGGCCTGA
- a CDS encoding NlpC/P60 family protein, with protein MIVGDSETLFQRSLGRLSRRALTGPTRTQVLDSTGATLAILTVGSKTVQMRGQSRTFTEQKKVFTDDFQRTISPEWGQSPGGGTWRSLLGTESKFEVDGSKGVILMDAVNTSRWASLFDEDIGDVNAHMVLSVDEVPTGASCSTSLSIGYTGTSNNYRARLLFSTVAGNVQLALDKETGGVITTLGALTTLGTGFAALDKWHIRAQRTGTTVRCRAWKDGTSEPGTWTHSVTDTDHMAGRIGVRSIASTGNTNTPFHVYIYSIGAESCEWTHPPTVTHDKWIRVLDDPYDGGWTSDIEARIRHWAQDNSPDALAYSMMFGAHAPPVVDATLGYQVYGQAGYGPLQPDGKRFEFSDFNDYFGIDWDFPSGEHRDFPHFDIDETLNIDCSGFVRMVYGYRMGLPLTFDLDFDGLNIPRRSRDMGPDGPGIIVAQATGAPPSLSKIQIGDVVFFDADSGDEVSGQIDHDGIYIGQDTLGGYRFISSRKVADGPTFGDLGGPSLLDGGGFYADALRIIRRF; from the coding sequence ATGATCGTGGGCGATTCCGAGACGCTCTTCCAGCGAAGCCTGGGCCGCCTCAGCCGGCGCGCGCTCACCGGGCCGACGCGCACGCAGGTACTCGACAGCACCGGCGCCACCCTGGCCATACTCACCGTCGGCTCGAAGACCGTTCAAATGCGCGGCCAGAGCAGGACCTTCACCGAGCAGAAGAAAGTCTTCACTGACGACTTCCAGCGCACGATCAGCCCGGAGTGGGGCCAGTCCCCAGGCGGCGGCACCTGGCGCAGCCTGCTCGGCACCGAAAGCAAGTTCGAGGTCGACGGCAGTAAGGGCGTCATCCTCATGGACGCCGTGAATACCAGCCGCTGGGCCAGCCTGTTCGATGAGGACATTGGTGACGTCAACGCGCATATGGTGCTCAGCGTTGACGAGGTGCCCACCGGAGCGTCCTGCTCTACCAGCCTGAGCATCGGCTACACCGGGACCAGCAACAACTACCGGGCCCGGCTCCTCTTCTCGACCGTGGCCGGCAACGTCCAACTGGCCCTCGACAAGGAGACCGGCGGAGTCATCACCACCCTGGGCGCCCTCACGACGCTGGGTACGGGCTTCGCCGCGCTCGACAAGTGGCACATACGCGCACAAAGGACCGGCACCACAGTCCGCTGCCGGGCATGGAAGGACGGCACCTCCGAGCCCGGAACCTGGACGCACTCAGTGACCGACACCGACCACATGGCCGGTCGTATCGGAGTCCGCAGCATCGCCAGCACGGGCAACACCAACACGCCGTTTCACGTCTACATCTACTCGATCGGCGCCGAATCCTGCGAGTGGACCCACCCACCGACGGTCACTCACGACAAGTGGATCCGGGTCCTCGACGACCCCTACGACGGCGGCTGGACCTCGGACATCGAGGCCCGGATCCGCCACTGGGCACAGGACAACAGCCCAGATGCCCTCGCCTACTCCATGATGTTCGGCGCCCACGCCCCGCCGGTCGTCGATGCCACCCTCGGCTACCAGGTGTACGGACAGGCCGGCTACGGCCCGCTCCAGCCCGACGGCAAGCGGTTCGAGTTCTCCGACTTCAACGACTACTTCGGGATCGACTGGGACTTCCCGTCGGGAGAGCACCGGGACTTCCCGCACTTCGACATCGACGAGACGCTGAACATCGACTGCTCGGGCTTCGTCCGCATGGTCTACGGCTACCGCATGGGTCTGCCCTTGACCTTTGACCTGGACTTCGACGGCCTGAACATCCCCCGCCGCAGCCGCGACATGGGGCCGGACGGGCCCGGCATCATCGTCGCCCAGGCCACCGGAGCGCCGCCCTCACTCAGCAAGATCCAGATCGGGGACGTCGTCTTCTTCGATGCGGACAGCGGCGACGAGGTCTCCGGCCAGATCGACCACGACGGCATCTACATCGGCCAGGACACGCTCGGCGGCTACCGCTTCATCTCCAGCCGCAAGGTGGCCGATGGCCCCACCTTTGGCGATCTCGGCGGCCCGAGCCTGCTCGACGGCGGCGGCTTCTACGCCGACGCCCTCCGCATCATCCGCCGCTTCTAG
- a CDS encoding fibronectin type III domain-containing protein, which yields MHDPAPRTAPHSPRRSWRPSVRVRAAAAPALALVLAAAALTACGGGSDTTPPAVPAGLTAQAGSATTVHVMWLSAAPSDGVTSFLVYQADRLVRELPADKTMTDITGLTPRTAYAFTVRARDAAGNTSPAGPAASATTPAATTEDRVAPSAPPRTNGQPLGPTSARLTWAAATDDTGVTAYDVYQGDARIHTVGHGVTTTVLEDLQPDSLYTFTVRARDGADNASPDGPAVDVSTPPGPGQRTGTAPGEFTAAASPGAVTLAWTPPATGRETSEYELYVNGRPTTVIQFGAGAVPAGRAEHRLTVAEPPGTVWTVKLRARLPDGTWGVFSAERRIVLTS from the coding sequence GTGCACGACCCCGCACCCCGCACCGCGCCGCACTCCCCGCGCCGCTCCTGGCGGCCTTCCGTACGGGTACGGGCAGCGGCGGCGCCCGCCCTCGCCCTGGTTCTCGCAGCCGCCGCGCTGACGGCGTGCGGCGGCGGCTCCGACACCACGCCCCCGGCGGTCCCGGCCGGGCTCACGGCCCAGGCCGGCAGCGCCACGACCGTGCACGTCATGTGGCTTTCGGCCGCCCCCTCCGACGGGGTGACGTCCTTCCTCGTCTACCAGGCCGACCGCCTGGTCCGCGAACTGCCCGCCGACAAGACGATGACGGACATCACCGGCCTCACCCCGCGGACGGCCTACGCGTTCACCGTCCGCGCCCGGGACGCCGCCGGGAACACCTCCCCGGCCGGCCCGGCCGCCTCCGCCACCACCCCCGCCGCGACGACCGAGGACCGGGTGGCCCCGAGCGCGCCGCCCCGTACGAACGGCCAACCGCTCGGGCCCACTTCCGCCCGGCTGACCTGGGCCGCGGCCACCGACGACACGGGCGTCACCGCCTACGACGTCTACCAGGGCGACGCCCGGATCCACACGGTCGGCCACGGCGTCACCACGACCGTCCTGGAGGACCTCCAGCCCGACAGCCTGTACACCTTCACCGTCCGGGCCCGCGACGGCGCCGACAACGCCTCCCCCGACGGCCCCGCCGTCGACGTGAGCACCCCGCCCGGCCCCGGACAGCGGACCGGCACCGCCCCGGGCGAGTTCACCGCCGCCGCCTCGCCGGGCGCGGTCACCCTCGCCTGGACCCCTCCGGCGACCGGCCGGGAGACCAGCGAGTACGAGCTCTACGTCAACGGCCGCCCCACCACCGTCATCCAGTTCGGCGCCGGCGCGGTCCCGGCCGGCCGGGCGGAGCACCGCCTGACGGTCGCCGAACCACCCGGAACCGTATGGACCGTGAAGCTCCGCGCACGGCTGCCCGACGGCACCTGGGGGGTGTTCTCCGCCGAGCGGCGGATCGTTCTGACCTCCTGA